The Falco rusticolus isolate bFalRus1 chromosome 5, bFalRus1.pri, whole genome shotgun sequence genome has a segment encoding these proteins:
- the FGF6 gene encoding fibroblast growth factor 6: MATAQRLLITMSCEASIHWTLPAFVLLGFLAGLASTHPVVSRTNGTLLERGWQSLLSRSIAGMSGEKSDVNWESDYLLGIKRQRRLYCNVGIGFHLQILPDGRISGVHNENQYSLFEISTVERGVVSLFGVKSALFIAMNNKRKLYGTAVFQDECKFKETLLPNNYNAYESNAYCGAYIALSKHGRVKRGNKVSPAMTVTHFLPRI, encoded by the exons ATGGCCACTGCACAAAGACTTCTCATCACTATGTCCTGCGAAGCCAGCATTCACTGGACGTTGCCTGCTTTCGTTCTCCTGGGTTTTCTAGCTGGGCTTGCTTCAACACATCCAGTTGTAAGCAGAACTAATGGCACATTGCTGGAAAGAGGATGGCAATCTCTGTTGTCCAGGTCCATTGCTGGGATGTCAGGGGAGAAGTCAGATGTGAACTGGGAAAGTGACTATTTGCTAGGAATCAAGAGGCAGCGGAGGCTTTACTGCAACGTGGGCATCGGGTTTCACCTTCAAATCCTCCCAGACGGAAGGATAAGCGGAGTTCACAATGAAAACCAATACA gTCTCTTTGAAATATCCACTGTAGAGAGAGGTGTCGTTAGCCTGTTCGGTGTGAAAAGTGCCCTCTTCATTGCAATGAATAACAAGAGGAAGTTGTATGGAACG GCTGTTTTCCAAGATGAGTGCAAATTCAAAGAAACCTTGCTGCCCAATAACTACAATGCCTATGAATCAAATGCTTACTGTGGTGCTTACATAGCACTCAGCAAACATGGGAGAGTGAAGAGAGGAAACAAGGTTTCTCCTGCTATGACAGTGACCCACTTCTTACCAAGAATATGA